A stretch of Calditrichota bacterium DNA encodes these proteins:
- a CDS encoding tetratricopeptide repeat protein, producing the protein MTKQELLNSGFQHFAKREYDQAQEKFEKAIEIDDKFEAAYSALSESLNRKGEVDAAIIIVKKWIDINPKDALAHTALSRLYVQKGMIQEAEDEMAISNQLNFDNSGM; encoded by the coding sequence ATGACTAAACAAGAATTACTAAACAGCGGATTTCAACATTTTGCAAAACGTGAATATGACCAGGCCCAGGAAAAATTTGAAAAAGCGATTGAAATAGATGATAAGTTTGAGGCCGCATACAGCGCATTATCGGAATCGTTAAATAGAAAAGGTGAAGTTGATGCCGCCATAATAATTGTAAAAAAATGGATTGACATTAACCCCAAAGATGCTTTAGCCCACACTGCCCTTTCCCGTCTTTATGTTCAAAAAGGAATGATCCAGGAAGCAGAGGATGAAATGGCTATTTCCAACCAGCTAAATTTTGATAACTCCGGGATGTAA
- a CDS encoding lysophospholipase, translated as MRSEHWMARCALFEKETPVIPKNGIIFLGDSITEEFEFSRHFGEASVINRGISGDTIDGVTDRLNISVFDLQPSRIFLMIGVNDIGSGFGSNEIKSNYTKLIELITKNLPQTKLVVQNILPCSLEWGQSTVDQIKEINKFIEKLCRNRGIQFLNLYNSFVDAKGYLRENYTRDGLHLNSKGYSIWAKILEESLLPGTNNG; from the coding sequence ATGCGATCGGAACATTGGATGGCGCGTTGTGCTCTTTTTGAAAAAGAAACCCCTGTTATCCCCAAAAACGGTATTATATTTCTAGGTGATTCAATTACGGAAGAATTTGAATTCTCTCGACATTTCGGAGAAGCCTCAGTAATAAACCGCGGGATTAGTGGCGACACAATTGATGGTGTCACCGACCGACTTAATATATCTGTTTTTGATTTACAGCCCTCCAGAATCTTCTTAATGATTGGTGTAAACGATATTGGTTCCGGTTTTGGATCAAATGAAATCAAATCTAACTACACAAAGCTGATAGAATTGATCACTAAAAATTTGCCACAAACCAAACTGGTTGTTCAAAATATTTTACCATGCAGTTTAGAATGGGGTCAATCAACCGTTGATCAGATAAAAGAAATAAATAAATTCATAGAAAAATTATGCCGAAATAGGGGTATTCAATTTTTAAATTTATATAATAGTTTTGTTGATGCAAAAGGATATTTAAGGGAAAATTATACGCGTGACGGATTACATCTTAATTCAAAAGGATACTCAATCTGGGCAAAAATCCTGGAAGAATCCTTACTGCCGGGAACCAATAATGGTTGA
- a CDS encoding nitric oxide reductase gives METTVQKENYKNIFYPPGGILIWMIITLEVLTFAIALFAFAIQRIDNLEMFNSSRQQLNILIGTINTIVLLSSGFFMAESLHKLKKGENKKSQFRMIAAIALGTVFLVLKAIEFNTKIEQGIGLEHNLFFTFYWLLTGFHFIHVFIGLIILIYLFIKIKNGYYNKENYFDVETGGAFWHMCDLIWMMLFPVLYLLH, from the coding sequence ATGGAAACCACTGTTCAAAAAGAAAATTATAAAAATATCTTTTATCCTCCGGGCGGCATATTAATCTGGATGATTATTACCCTGGAAGTTCTCACTTTTGCCATAGCACTGTTTGCGTTTGCTATCCAAAGGATAGATAACCTGGAGATGTTTAATTCTTCCCGGCAGCAACTAAATATCCTGATAGGAACAATAAATACAATTGTTTTATTGAGCAGTGGTTTTTTTATGGCAGAATCTCTGCACAAATTAAAAAAAGGGGAAAACAAAAAAAGTCAGTTTCGAATGATAGCTGCAATAGCTTTGGGAACAGTTTTTCTGGTATTAAAAGCAATTGAATTCAATACAAAAATTGAACAGGGAATTGGTCTTGAACACAATTTATTTTTTACTTTTTATTGGTTGCTTACCGGTTTCCACTTTATCCATGTTTTTATTGGATTAATAATTTTAATTTATCTTTTTATAAAAATAAAAAACGGTTACTATAACAAAGAAAACTATTTTGATGTAGAAACAGGTGGCGCATTCTGGCATATGTGTGATCTTATCTGGATGATGTTATTTCCCGTACTTTACCTTTTACATTGA
- a CDS encoding LD-carboxypeptidase, which produces MQKRRDFLKTALTATGLISTSTLAWAAPKPTQKLILPPALKKGDTIGLITPGSSLFEARRAVIEATEKMNGLGFKVKLGKNIYKKNAYLAGTIEERVSDIHDMFSDDDVSAIITIRGGYGSGQLLPYLNYDLIRNNPKILVGYSDITSLLIGIYQKTGLVTFHGPVAVSTFTDFTKKYFYEVLSSTSAVGQIDDAPYEDNLQNSSRILTINGGKAKGKLIGGNMTLLQATLGTPYEFDSDDSILFFEEVGEEPYNIDRILNHFKLAGKFDKCKGVIFDKMPSVKPSNYSSAFYRNFSVEEVLAMYFKDYDFPVCIGFSLGHIKHKPTMPIGVMGELDADAKKLSIIEPAVTN; this is translated from the coding sequence ATGCAAAAAAGAAGGGATTTCTTAAAAACAGCTTTAACAGCGACTGGTCTTATCAGTACTTCGACCCTGGCCTGGGCTGCACCAAAACCAACCCAAAAACTAATCTTGCCACCCGCATTAAAAAAAGGCGATACAATTGGATTAATTACACCGGGTTCATCTCTATTTGAGGCACGCCGCGCTGTTATTGAAGCCACTGAGAAAATGAATGGACTTGGTTTTAAAGTAAAGCTGGGAAAAAACATTTATAAAAAGAATGCTTACCTTGCCGGTACGATTGAGGAAAGGGTTTCTGACATACATGATATGTTTTCGGATGATGATGTTTCAGCAATTATTACAATTCGAGGCGGCTATGGAAGCGGGCAATTACTGCCATATCTCAATTATGATTTGATTCGCAATAATCCAAAAATTCTTGTTGGCTACAGTGATATAACTTCCTTATTGATTGGCATTTATCAGAAGACTGGTTTGGTTACTTTTCATGGCCCGGTTGCTGTTTCTACATTTACAGATTTTACAAAAAAATATTTTTACGAAGTACTTTCATCCACTTCTGCAGTGGGCCAAATTGATGATGCCCCTTATGAAGATAATCTGCAAAACAGCAGTCGGATTTTGACAATAAATGGCGGGAAAGCTAAGGGCAAATTAATTGGTGGTAACATGACTTTGCTTCAGGCTACACTTGGCACGCCTTATGAATTTGATAGCGATGATTCAATTCTGTTTTTTGAAGAAGTTGGTGAGGAACCTTATAATATTGACCGTATTTTAAACCATTTTAAGCTGGCCGGTAAGTTTGATAAATGCAAGGGTGTAATATTTGATAAAATGCCCAGTGTAAAACCGTCAAATTATAGTTCGGCATTCTACCGTAATTTTAGTGTTGAAGAAGTTTTGGCAATGTATTTTAAGGATTATGACTTCCCTGTTTGTATTGGCTTTTCTCTGGGACACATAAAGCATAAGCCAACAATGCCGATCGGGGTAATGGGCGAGCTTGATGCAGATGCAAAAAAGTTATCAATTATTGAGCCTGCTGTTACAAATTAA
- a CDS encoding iron ABC transporter permease — protein MPLIGSQPLDYENIFSNPNSLDAEIFFNIRLPRVLFAFLVGASLSVVGAVFQAILRNDLATPYTLGVSSGGAFGAVLALKLNLIFSFFVFSAVSLFSITGSLVAIGIIYAISKKQNGISMYTLILSGVAISFFFSAFNLFLHYMADFTETFRMVRWLMGSLDVNGWKYTISLMVILTVVFLYFFRNYKAYNILLAGDEVALSKGVEVYRLQKISFLIGSLIVGFIVAIAGPIGFVGLVVPHITRLLFGSDHKYVFSGSLIGGGVFLAVCDTFARTIISPAELPVGVITALLGGPFFIYLLIRKK, from the coding sequence ATGCCATTAATTGGTAGCCAGCCTTTGGATTATGAAAACATTTTTTCTAATCCCAATTCTCTGGATGCTGAAATTTTTTTTAATATACGTCTTCCGCGAGTATTATTTGCCTTTCTTGTTGGAGCAAGTTTATCGGTTGTTGGCGCAGTTTTTCAGGCAATACTGAGAAACGATCTTGCTACGCCATATACCTTAGGTGTTTCTTCGGGAGGTGCATTTGGTGCTGTATTAGCTTTGAAATTAAATCTTATTTTTTCTTTTTTTGTCTTTTCAGCAGTCAGCCTTTTTTCAATAACGGGAAGCCTGGTGGCCATTGGAATTATTTATGCAATTTCCAAAAAGCAAAACGGTATTTCCATGTATACGCTTATTCTTTCCGGCGTCGCGATCAGCTTCTTCTTTTCCGCCTTCAATTTGTTTTTACATTACATGGCAGACTTCACAGAGACCTTTCGCATGGTTCGCTGGTTAATGGGTTCACTTGATGTAAATGGCTGGAAATATACTATTTCGTTAATGGTGATTTTAACGGTAGTTTTTCTTTATTTTTTTAGAAATTATAAAGCTTACAATATTTTGCTTGCCGGCGATGAAGTAGCTTTGAGCAAAGGTGTGGAAGTTTATCGTTTACAAAAGATTAGTTTTTTGATTGGTTCTTTGATTGTAGGTTTTATAGTCGCAATTGCCGGACCGATTGGTTTTGTGGGGCTTGTTGTGCCGCACATAACCCGGCTGCTTTTTGGGTCAGATCATAAATATGTTTTTAGCGGATCGCTTATTGGTGGCGGCGTATTTCTTGCAGTCTGCGATACTTTTGCCCGAACAATTATTTCACCGGCGGAACTTCCGGTTGGTGTTATAACAGCTTTGCTCGGCGGGCCATTTTTTATTTATCTTTTGATTAGAAAAAAATAG
- a CDS encoding SH3 domain-containing protein produces the protein MFRYFVLIFALILVISSCQPTVKKTPETSTIVLKKTYTAYVVRDKINMRQEATTSSAKVISVNNGDEVEVLQNKNGWYEVKTAEDQHGWIRSDFVGTQSLSYSRLVTDFVESTMADYKTELFIDENNPYAVIYLVLPETYYDDKTEARSLAQKIGRKYQDAVYPGTVEIRIMKKDKKKLFTRKTLTPIGPVGLKAPFLRHGRLYAFDRINGNEIKIKVLVPANLKENDLLEMSEEISSRYGDNITKIEIYFVENSGEGMLYLSKEDYTPSNKKVCRFYYIEDSQGPDYKANFCE, from the coding sequence ATGTTTAGATATTTTGTTTTAATTTTTGCATTAATTTTAGTTATTAGCTCCTGCCAGCCAACGGTAAAAAAAACACCTGAGACTTCCACAATCGTCCTAAAAAAAACATATACTGCCTATGTTGTGCGCGACAAAATAAATATGCGTCAGGAAGCAACAACCAGCTCGGCAAAAGTTATTTCAGTTAATAATGGCGATGAAGTTGAGGTTTTGCAAAATAAGAATGGCTGGTATGAAGTAAAAACTGCTGAAGATCAGCACGGCTGGATTCGAAGTGATTTTGTTGGGACACAATCTTTAAGCTATTCCAGACTGGTAACAGATTTTGTCGAATCAACAATGGCCGATTATAAAACTGAATTATTTATCGATGAAAATAATCCTTATGCCGTTATTTATCTTGTCCTACCTGAAACATATTATGATGATAAAACAGAGGCGCGCAGCCTGGCGCAAAAGATCGGAAGAAAATATCAGGACGCCGTTTATCCAGGCACAGTTGAGATTCGAATCATGAAGAAAGATAAAAAAAAGCTGTTCACCAGGAAAACCTTAACGCCGATTGGCCCTGTTGGTTTAAAAGCGCCATTTTTAAGACATGGTCGTTTATATGCTTTTGACAGAATTAATGGAAATGAAATAAAAATTAAAGTGTTAGTACCGGCAAATCTAAAAGAGAACGATCTTTTGGAAATGTCTGAAGAAATATCTTCGCGCTATGGTGATAATATTACCAAAATCGAAATATATTTTGTGGAGAATTCAGGTGAAGGTATGCTTTATTTATCCAAAGAAGATTATACTCCTTCTAATAAAAAAGTATGCCGTTTTTATTATATCGAAGACAGCCAGGGACCGGACTACAAAGCAAATTTTTGTGAATGA
- a CDS encoding VWA domain-containing protein, with translation MEFDQLLFQKIYNFFSKKTENANQAFKVELNTISPKLTILGRAITGAPINILASEREGGWQGNSFYLPKSVSLYNQNELNINLYIFRLFYLQTQKKLNLNWPSEKISSIVESQKEAERQSPKILKSLFEEFPLIEPIYAELKKNFPAEPVKNGKEPKQDFSWLFGRWMKNISNFDNEDKLKNLNKDAARTESINPKTVIQAQKADEVEIVHVDKKAQEDYMLTNNFEKIDTVDEFDGVWRDFDGDDSLEEDLEALQEYNLKHMVRVDDPVHSVYQADFVNNASVAESVALEDKNYHLVYPEWDYKKRQYDEDYCKVYPKKLTNIDNKYFLKTIEQNRALLIQLKKTFAQLNNKWEQSRRQVVGDSIDIDAATDLFTDIKAHRTPDERIYTKKRKEAKELSLLFLLDLSLSSDAYAKGNRIIDVEKQISILFGEVLNEYAIDFQIDGFYSKTRNNTSYITLKAFNEPWQKARTKIGGAEATGYTRIGPAIRHATSILEKNHHRKRWLILLSDGKPNDYDKYEGKHGVEDIKQSLREMRVKGINNFAFAIEEQAKYYLPQMFGENHYNILTSPVELLNSLTKLYDRIEHS, from the coding sequence ATGGAATTTGATCAGCTTCTTTTTCAGAAAATATATAATTTTTTTAGCAAGAAAACAGAAAATGCAAACCAGGCATTTAAGGTAGAATTAAATACTATTTCTCCAAAACTCACAATTCTCGGGCGTGCCATAACGGGAGCCCCAATAAACATTTTGGCTTCTGAGCGTGAAGGTGGCTGGCAGGGAAATTCGTTTTATTTACCAAAGTCTGTTTCGCTATACAATCAAAACGAATTGAACATAAACTTATATATTTTCCGTTTATTTTATTTACAAACTCAAAAAAAACTCAACTTAAACTGGCCGTCTGAAAAAATCTCTTCTATTGTTGAGTCACAAAAAGAAGCCGAGCGACAATCACCAAAAATACTTAAAAGCTTGTTTGAAGAGTTCCCTTTGATTGAACCCATCTACGCAGAATTGAAAAAAAATTTCCCTGCAGAGCCTGTGAAAAACGGGAAAGAACCAAAACAAGACTTCTCCTGGCTATTTGGCCGATGGATGAAGAACATTTCAAATTTTGATAATGAAGATAAACTAAAGAACCTAAATAAAGACGCTGCAAGAACAGAATCCATTAATCCCAAAACAGTAATCCAGGCTCAAAAGGCAGATGAGGTTGAAATTGTCCATGTGGATAAGAAGGCCCAGGAAGATTACATGCTGACAAACAATTTTGAAAAGATTGATACAGTGGATGAGTTTGACGGGGTTTGGCGTGATTTTGATGGGGATGACTCTCTGGAAGAAGATTTGGAAGCACTCCAGGAGTATAATTTAAAACATATGGTGCGCGTTGATGACCCTGTACATTCTGTGTATCAGGCAGACTTTGTTAATAATGCCTCCGTTGCTGAAAGTGTAGCTCTTGAAGATAAAAATTATCACCTGGTATATCCGGAGTGGGATTATAAAAAACGGCAATACGATGAAGACTATTGTAAAGTCTATCCAAAAAAATTAACGAACATTGATAATAAATACTTTCTAAAAACGATTGAGCAAAACCGCGCATTGCTAATTCAGCTAAAGAAAACATTTGCCCAGCTAAATAATAAATGGGAGCAAAGCAGAAGGCAGGTTGTAGGTGATTCGATTGATATTGATGCAGCTACAGATTTATTTACAGACATTAAAGCTCATCGTACCCCAGACGAACGAATCTATACAAAAAAAAGAAAAGAGGCGAAAGAGCTTTCTCTTCTATTTTTGCTAGATTTAAGTCTTTCCAGTGATGCATACGCCAAAGGCAATCGTATAATTGATGTGGAAAAACAAATCTCAATTCTTTTTGGAGAGGTGCTAAATGAATATGCAATTGATTTTCAAATTGATGGCTTCTACTCCAAAACACGAAATAATACATCTTATATAACCCTAAAAGCATTTAACGAACCCTGGCAAAAGGCACGTACCAAAATTGGCGGTGCTGAGGCTACAGGATACACGCGTATTGGGCCGGCAATTCGCCACGCAACATCTATTTTGGAAAAAAATCATCACAGAAAAAGGTGGTTGATTCTGCTTTCCGATGGCAAGCCAAACGACTATGATAAATATGAAGGAAAACACGGCGTTGAAGATATTAAGCAATCCTTAAGGGAAATGCGCGTAAAAGGAATTAACAATTTTGCCTTTGCAATAGAAGAACAGGCAAAATACTATCTTCCCCAAATGTTCGGAGAAAACCATTACAACATCCTAACCAGCCCTGTTGAATTACTGAATTCTCTTACAAAATTATATGACAGGATTGAACATAGCTAA